The genome window AAAACGATAGCCTTTGGTCATGGTGTCAATTATACGGCAGGGCTCAGTCACGTAAGAACAAGTCCCGATCATGGGACAGGCTTTGATATTGCTGGAAAGGGAACCGCAAATCCAGAATCATTTGTCGCTGCAATTCATGCTGCAATTGAAATACATCGAAAGCGTAAAGAGTATGAAACCTTGAATGAAAACCCGTTGAAAAAACTTTCTCGCAAACGAAGGTGATATTAACACTAGGTTTTTAATATCTTTTATTATCTTTGCCCGCTCTTTGAAAGAGTAGGTTTATGGAACTCAAAGCTTTTATTTTATCTTTTGCCGGATTAAAGCAAGGGAAACACCAGTTTAAGTACGAGGTCGATAATACGTTTTTTGAAAATTTTGGATTTGAAGAGTTTAATAGTTCGTCAATAGTAATTGATGCAGAGCTGAATAAAAGAAACACCATCATGGATCTTTTTTTAACAGCTACGGGATCAGTTAATTTAAATTGCGATGTAACTAATGAGCCATTTGATCTAGACATAGATGCTTCTATGGATCTGGTCGTCAAATTTGGAGATACTTTTAATGATGATAATGAAGACTTATTGATCCTTTCACATGGTGACTATGAATTCAATATCGCTCAGTATGTGTATGAAATGCTAGTGCTTTCCATACCTCAAAAGAGAGTTCATCCAGGTGTTGAAGACGGTTCCTTAGAGTCAGACGTTTTAGATAAATTGGACGAGTTAAGCGTTTCAATGCCAGAAGAAAGAAGCAAGAGTAAAGATATAGATCCCAGATGGGACGCATTAAAGAAATTAAAAACGGATAATAATTTATAGCCATGGCGCATCCTAAGAGAAAAATCTCGAAAACGAGAAGAGACAAAAGAAGAACTCACTACAAAGCTACAGTTCCTCAAATTGCTACAGATTCAACAACTGGTGAGGCTCACCTTTATCACAGAGCACACTGGCATGAAGGTAAACTGTACTACCGAGGTAATGTAGTTATAGACAAAACTGAAGTAGCTGAGGCTTAATTCATAATTAGATATTTCGTAGAAAACAATTGCTTTCTATAAGAAATCAAAAAAAATGACACGTTTTTATTAAAAATGTGTCATTTTTTGTGGTTTCTAGAGCTTTTTTATTAGCTTTCCACGCTCTAATTAAACCAGTAGAATCCCCAGTATGAGTAATATCAAAGCGGCGATAACGGCAGTAGGCGCCTATGCTCCAGAGTATAGGCTTACAAATGCTATTTTAGAAACCATGGTCGACACAAACGATGAATGGATCACTTCTCGTACCGGGATTAAAGAACGCCGTATTCTTAAGGATAAGGATAAAGGAACTTCTTATCTCGCTATTCAAGCAGCGCAAGACCTTATTAAGAGTGCAAAGCTAGATGTATCAACTATAGATTTAGTTCTCGTTGCAACAATAACTCCAGATATGCCAGTCGCCTCTACCGCAGCTTATGTCGCTTCAGAAATAGGTGCTGTGAATGCATTTTCTTATGATTTAATGGCAGCA of Nonlabens sp. Ci31 contains these proteins:
- the rpmF gene encoding 50S ribosomal protein L32 is translated as MAHPKRKISKTRRDKRRTHYKATVPQIATDSTTGEAHLYHRAHWHEGKLYYRGNVVIDKTEVAEA
- a CDS encoding YceD family protein, with protein sequence MELKAFILSFAGLKQGKHQFKYEVDNTFFENFGFEEFNSSSIVIDAELNKRNTIMDLFLTATGSVNLNCDVTNEPFDLDIDASMDLVVKFGDTFNDDNEDLLILSHGDYEFNIAQYVYEMLVLSIPQKRVHPGVEDGSLESDVLDKLDELSVSMPEERSKSKDIDPRWDALKKLKTDNNL